cctgtttttttttaatttgcttcTTGCCTTGAGTTGTAGGAAGATATGTTCCAATTTAAAAATGGTCACAGGACCTAGAAAAAGGAAGTTGAATTACTCGCACAATTTATTCAACAAGCCCATTGAAATGCACATGCAGATTTAGTGGTCAGACTTCCCACAAAAGGGGCACAAAGATCATTGTACTACAAACTGAAGCACCATTGCCAAATTTCTGGCATATATTGCAGACATGGGAGAGAGATTATCCTTAATGCAGCATTTAATCCCACCTGAGAATCGAGGTTGGTAATTTTGACCAAAGTATTAATATAATTTGTGAAATATTAAAAACATAGTCTGCCTAGTCTTCAGACTGTACTTCATTAACTTACGTACTAGAATATTGATTTAAATTAAAAGTATTTTTTTCACATTTGTGATTAAATACACTGTAAAATTGTGTTTTAGATAATGAGGGCCAACTGCTCTCACATTATAGAGAAGGCGAGCATAAGGTTGTTTGGAGACCATATGTTGTAGTTAAGAGTCCGAGAGATTGTTTTCATAGGAAATGCTACACACGACCATGACATGTGGCTGTGACAGATCCTGTGAGTATAAATGAACCCACCTTGCCTATCTAGGCCAATGCACATGGCTCCAAGTATATTTACAAATTGTCActtaaattacattaaaacaacttCATTTGGACGATGCTGTCAATAACAGACAAGCTGTGGCACAAAAGTGAAAAATTAATATAGGCAAATCATAGGATGATGCATAATGCTAGATCTGCCGCAGGGTTTAGGAACATCACTATGTTTAGTACTGTAACACAAACTAATGATAAAATGAATATCCTATTAGGTACACATGGTTTGAATACAGTACTAAACTTTGGccagaagtaattatcaaagtgcCAAGGTCAAAAGGCTTGtatagtacagtatactgtaaccCATTAGCCAGAAGGAAAGCTTCTCTTAAGGCTCACTCGACTGTTCTCAAGATAAGCAGAGCTTTCAAGAGCTTACATTGTTGACAAGGGGAGCATGAGGATTTGATTTTAAAGGGGGAATTTCCAAAAATTTCATTGGTGACGTGGGATAGCACCGCCACACATGGCACCAGTCAATGGGGAGGTTATGATCAGAGCCAAAGTGACCATCATCCACTGTACATTGGAAACAATGGTTGTAGAAGACAATTGAACCCCCGATCTGTTACATCAAAGAAGACAGACCCCTACGGTGTAGTACAGAGGAGTAGAATCTGTGGTCTTCTAGACATGAAGCCCAATCTCAGACAGGTTCAAATTTTATATAAAAGGTCATATTTGTATCTCCTtgtatattatttttaattttgctTTTATAACTACTGTATTGTAAACAAATAAAAAAGTACTCTTTTAGACTTTAAAAATATTTACCTTTTCTTTTTACTATAATATAGTGTATATAAGTGCATAAGTTCCTTGGAACTTTAACTATAAGCCTCCATTATATAAAATACTgtatacaggctcaccatagcccatgctacatggaaattttagTTCAGAGTAGCTAGATCTAAAACATAAAAAATGATCTTTTACATCATACAGTATTGTGCAGTATTACTATCCTACTCTAAAATATTACTGTTGCTTTATGTAATCTTTTGCCAAGTAAAATATGGCCTTCACATGACGAAAGGTTCCCAACCCACTAATGTAGTGTATACGGTCCACTTGCTCTGCAAGCAAGAATATTACGGGTTAAACCCCTGGGCAGGGAGGAGACAGTTGGAAACCAGTGTTTCTCCACTTGCTTCTGTTTACCCAGTCATAATTATGGACCTAGTTGTAAAGTGATTAGTAGAACATACATATTCTGTTGAAAACTAGTAGGATAAGGCTTAAGATGAATTGTAAGAAGGTGAAATCTTAGTCTGCAAATAAGTGACAGAAGATTCCTACTCTAATACCAAGTTCAAGTtctagtaagtttattgagacaagaaaaaaaaaaaaatacatctcaaagggatagagtagcttaggctacttctacTCCCACTCTAATATCCTCTAGTCATGTGAAAGAAAACAAAAATTAGGCTGAGGTTACCTAGCCTGACTGCTACTCCAAACATTTATATTCATACTAAAGGTAGAGTACACTTGGTCTGGTTGCTGACCTTTtggccacacatacacacactagaaGCCACATTCATCAGCCCTCTCTACCTTATGATGAGACTTTAGTCTTCATAAGCAACATGCAACTGCTCACGGCATTACCAGAGCACACATCCCCTACACCAAATTTAATCAAGTTTCTGGATAAAAACAACACACTTTTTGTTATGTAATTTATTTACAGTTATTTCTATAATTACATTCTCTTAATCCCACACATCTGTATTTCTTAGTGTTGTGTACCTCTCTTCCAATGTAACGGTAGGTTTAACCTTCTGCTGTGCTGCGTACATTTTCCTTATGAAGGCTTTACCTTTTCCAAGTGCTTGAGCATGACCCCAGGACTGGTCCTGCAAAAAAAATTacaccataaatatatataagtattcCTACTTGAATGAAACCAATTACCCTTCTAAATAGGGTTTAAGATACATCCACAGATAACTAATCATGATTATTGGCTGTtactatataatcatactggctGAATAGTACTAAGCTAGTATGACTACAGTATATAGATTCACCAAAGTTCATCCTAAAGTCATATGTTTTGCAAGTGTGAAGGGCACTCACTGAATAGATTATGATTTTGATGATAGGGATAATAGGATGAGAAACAATCCAAAAGTCcatttggggagccggtcggccgagcggacagcacactggacttgagatatatacaagagttacattcttgtacagccactagtacgcgtagcgtttcgggcaggtccctggaatacgacccccgccaCGAAGAatcttttttcatccaagtacacattttactgttgcgttaaacagaggctacagttaaggatttgcgcccagtaaatcctctccggccaggatacgaacccatgatatagcactcgcggaacgccaggcgagtgtcttaccactacaccacggagacttcgacttgtgatcctgtggtcccgggttcaatccagggcgtggcgagaaacaatgggcagagtttctttcgccctatgccccagttacctagcagtaaaataggtacctgggtgttagtcagctgtcacgggctgctgcctgggggtggaggcctggtcgaggaccgggccgcggggacactaaaaagcccagaaatcatctcaagataaccccccctttatatctcttcctccccccttccttcctcttCCATTTGATCCATTCCCTCCCACTCCTGTCACATGTCCATATTATTACTACGtactacagtactgtaaataAGTGAACTTACCAGTGTCAGGTAAGGATGCCGTAAGTAGAACATGTTTTCTTCTTCAACCTTTAGGCCCTTTACAgcatttcccacttccagttctgtaACCTTTGGATATTTCCGGTGCTTCCTGAAAAGTGGATttcttaattaatttatttttgaagattttaacacttGCAGCTCCAACAGTTTATCACCTTTCAGGGTAAAATTTGTTTTATCTTCAGTAAAAGTTATATAAAATGGTGGGGACAATAGTACAGTATAGTGTCTGGGAAAAAAACTGCTTACAATAGCATTTTCCTGCCATATTCACAATGCAGAAAAGCAAATTTTGATgactgtgtgtgtaattacctgtacctaagtgtggttacaggatgagagctacgctcgtggtgtcccgtcttcccagcactctgtcatataacgctttgaaactactgacggtcttggcctttaccaccttctcacctaacttgttccaaccatttaccacgatttgcgaaagtgaattttcttatgtttctttggcatctttgtttagttagtttaaatctatgacgtgtgtgtgtttatatactgtactgtatatgttgTAAGGCACTACATTCAGCACTGCATGGGAATTATTTTACACCACATTAAAAAACATATGCATTCTTTATTTTTATAAACAACCATAATACCTGTATCTCattactaaaaaaaataatatttgaaTTAGTAATATATCGTAAAGGTTAACGTTTACATTGTACAGAGTTACCCATTATGGTTATAGTTCTCTACATACTTTTATCAATAATTTTTTCCCAGTAGTTATCTGAGCATTAGAGCCTTATAATGAGAATGGCCACTACAATCCCTTTTTTAATATATAGAATACTTGCCATTTAGAAAAGCTTCAAAACTTTTGGGTTCgatataataattattttttacGTTACATTCTACATGCAAGGGAACAAAAACAGCGGAAACTGTTAAAATGGCATTTTTTTCTACAACAAACagtacatacaacacacacaaatcacaacagcttgatgcatcaaatgaacaaaatccCCTTCTTTTTCCacgtcgtggcacagtcgattaaggtgcgtctgggatcctctcggacgtaggttcgaacccgcatcacggcccttgtggatttgtacagtcCATATACATTTTGCATACATCACAATGTGTTAGCTTCTCTTTACACACCAAGAAGTGGAGAATATAGTGGGAACAAGTGAGTAGAAACTTTAGAGTAAATGTAAACCAAACCTCCATACTGTACGTCCTACCTGAACCATTTGTAAATGTTTCGgacacactatacagtacattatAATCTCTTTATGTCTATGCAACGaaacccgaaacgctttgcgtaatagtggctttaggcattgtatgtactagctctatctataagtccaccaatctttgtaaaaatctcttgtatgtatgtaccttacctaaataaacatttatttatttaattatttatgcagacgacgagtcataaTGACGTGGCTGAAGATGAGGAGTCAACGTCGTTtcgatccatcctggaccattatcaagtcaattgagagggttatctagaggttatcttcagatgatttcggggctttagtgtccccgcggcccggtcctcgaccaggcctccaccctaggaagcagcccgtgacagctgactaacacccaggtacctattttactgctatgtaacaggggcatcagggtgaaaaaaactctgcccaatgtttctcgccggcgcctgggatcgaacccgggagcaCAGGACCACAaggccagcgtgctgtccgctcggccgaccggctccctaaggtgGCCACTCTACCCTCACAGCTTCACACATACCCACAAGAGCAACCCGTGCCCAGCAGGACGTCACTCACCCGCCGTAGATGTACCCATTGGGCATTTTCCTGCGCAAGAGCAACAAGGACAACCTCATGGTGGTCGAGTGACCCTCGACTCCctccaaccacaacaacaacactcactTCGTACACAACACCATTCGACACGGGATATTTGGAAACCTGCCTAATTTAATTTAGCCTAAGCTAACCTAAGCCAACCGCGTGAAATACAGTTTTAAAAATTCTAATACATAATAGTATAGCAATATACACGGTTTAAACAAGTATTAAACGAGCTTAGAATCATTTCGTGTACGAAACGACCATATTCATCAGCCACTTCGTACACAATACTAATACATATATTCGTACCATTTCCGACATATAATTTATACGTTTcgtattaatatataaatatatccatTTAGCTAACTGTCAAACTATATACACTCAAGTCTAGACAATTTATGTAGTTTAGAATgtagtaaaatatatataattaacgtaacaggatgacgtgttgATATAGTGAGTATTTCACTCTTATACTCATCAAGTACTCGTGAATGACCTGGTATAGGAGGTcaagggtcactggatggttgtgtggtgaccaccaggtggtgtggtgaccaccaggtggtgtggtgaccaccaggttgtCTAGTAACCAGGTTGTCTAGTAACCAGGTTGTCTAGTAACCAGGTTGTCCAGTAACCAGGTTGTCTAGTAACCAGGTTGTCTAGTAACCAGGTTGCCTAGTAACCAGGTTGTCTAGTAACCAGGTTGTCTAGTAACCAGGTTGTCTAGTAACCAGGTTGTCTAGTAACCAGGTTGTCTAGTAACCAGGTTGTCTAGTAAGCAGGTTGTCTAGTAACCAGGTTGTCTAGTAACCAGGTTGTCTAGTAACCAGGTTGTCTAGTAACCAGGTTGTCTAGTAAGCAGGTTGTCTAGTAACCAGGTTGTCTAGTAACCAGGTTGTCTAGTAACCAGGTTGTCTAGTAACCAGGTTGTCTAGTAAGCAGGTTGTCTAGTAACCAGGTTGTCTAGTAACCAGGTTGTCTAGTAACCAGGTTGTCTAGTAACCAGGTTGTCTAGTAACCAGGTTGTCCAGTAACCAGGTTGTCCAGTAACCAGGTTGTCTAGTAACCAGGTTGTCTAGTAACCAGGTTGTCCAGTAACCAGGTTGTCCAGTAACCAGGTTGTCTAGTAACCAGGTTGTCCAGTAACCAGGTTGTCTAGTAACCAGGTTGTCTTGTGACTCACCAACCCATTTCCCACTAACAACATCACCATAATATAGTTACCAATGATGACATTTATTACCAAAATAAACATTTTGTTAATAAAGTTGTGATAAATAATAATGGAGCGTAAAGGTGTTGTAATGGAGCGGTTGTGTGAGGTGGCTCTTGTAGTGCTTGCGGCCGCCTGCGGCTACTTGAGCCGCCCCTTCCCGCAGCCACCCGCAGCCGCCCCGCCGCACCCTACGGAGGCCAACTGTCACTCCCAAGTCGACCAGGAGGCCGCGCtcaccctccagggtcaccacaccCTCGAGggtcaccacaccctccagggtcACTACCCGCCGGACCAACTGAAGAACTATCTCCTGCCTCTAGTTAGACATTTAGCCGTGATGCGCTGTATGGCGCGCGCGCACCAGCTGCGCTACCAGTACCTGGAGGCGCAGCTGGACCAGCTCGACCTGACGGAGGACCTCCAGCTGCAGGAGGTGGACCAGACGGAGGTGGACCAGCTGCAGGAGGTGGACCAGACGGAGGTGGACCAGCCACAGGTGTCCGCTGCGGAAGAGCTCGTGAAGGAAGTGCTGCTGCCGGAGTTCCCGCTGACGGAAGTATTGATGGCGGAAGTGCCCGTAGCGGAGGCACTGGCGGCGGAAGTGCCCGTAGCGGAGGCACTGGTGGCGGAAGTGCCCGTAGCGGAGGCACTGGCGGCGGAAGTGCCCGTAGCGGAGGCACTGGCGGCGGAAGTGCCCGTAGCGGAGGCACTGGTGGCGGAAGTGCCGCTCCTGGGGGCATTAAAAGAGAGGATAGCGAGAGCCGCCGGCAGCCTCCTGCTGAAGGATAGCCAGATAACACAGCAGGGTGGCCAGGACTTGCTCCTCATGACCAACATGAACACAGtgctactgttactggtggtgctcctggccGTGTGCTCCCTGGTGTTCCGGCGCTCGCTGCTCCGGCACCACTGGCAGGGATGTGGAGCACTTGTGTCACCTGACACTTCTTGTTCCTTGTTGGTACACGACCGCAGTCCCTTATACCTCTCTCCCACCTGTCCCTGACACTCCCTCCTGTCCCCTGACACTCCCACCTGTCCCCTGACACTCCCACCTGTCCCCTGACACTCCCACCTGTCCCCTGACACTCCCACCTGTCCCCTGACACTCCCACCTGTCCCCTGACACTCCCACCTGTCCCCTGACACTCCCACCTGTCCCCTGACACTCCCTTCTGTCCTCTGACACTCCCTCCTGTCCTCTGACACCAGTCCATACCATTAAACTTACAGCATATATAATGTATTGTAAGAATTACACAAGAGTCAGGTTAGCAAGTGTTCAAAATTTACAGTCATGTTATTTCTCTTTTTTCCTTTTTacttggtagagcgacggtcttgctttctgcaggtcggcgttcaatccccgactgcccaagtggttaggcaccattcctttccccccgtcccattcctAATCCTTATATCCCTTCCTTCGTAATGATAGCTTTCTGCTGAACCACCCATGtcaattttatttatttgttatgtatttattttatatatatatatatatatatatatatatatatatatatatatatatatatatatatatatatatatatatatatatatatatatatacaagaaggtacattgggtttatgagagtacatagcagtgATGTTTTTACAATCTTCTAAAGCCACTGACACGCACAGCATTTCGGACACGTCCTTAATCTAATTGGTAAATTTTAATTAGGTGATTTgcagcaaaatttaaaaaaatgacAGGTAAAATATTAATATTGGTCAGCTATCCTATTATCACATtttggtattatatatatatatatgtagagataatattattaaaattatttaaatCGTGTAGCGGGTTAAAATATATTAAATGTTAATGTgttaaaatatattactttgaaaatC
This genomic window from Procambarus clarkii isolate CNS0578487 chromosome 85, FALCON_Pclarkii_2.0, whole genome shotgun sequence contains:
- the LOC123746705 gene encoding large ribosomal subunit protein mL63, translating into MRLSLLLLRRKMPNGYIYGGKHRKYPKVTELEVGNAVKGLKVEEENMFYLRHPYLTLDQSWGHAQALGKGKAFIRKMYAAQQKVKPTVTLEERYTTLRNTDVWD